GCGGACAGCAGCCTGTTCTTCCATACCGACAACGAGCGCGGCTCCGCGCGCGAGCGCCGCGAGTCCCGTGCCAAGGCGATCTGCCACACCTGCCCGGTGCTGGCCCAGTGCCGCAAGCACGCGATGACCGTCGAAGAGCCGTACGGGATCTGGGGCGGGCTCGGCGAGATCGAGCGCCGCGAGCTGTTCATGCGCGAACGGCGGGCCAAGCGCAAGACCGTGTCTGCCTGAGCCGACGACCTCCCCGCCCGCGCGCCGACCTGCGGTGCGCGGGTGCTGTGCGTCTCCCGGCCCCCCGCGCGCCAAGGTGTAGCCGTGTGCCGACGCGGCGGCGGTCACCCGCTGGGTTAGGGTTGGGTCTCCAGATGCTTTGGGACCGTGACACGGTTGCCGCTTGAGACTACAGGCGCGTACCGGCGCAGGAGCAGCGCCTGACGAGGAGAAACTGCATGCCCGCAGCCGACCAGAACGCCACTCCGCCCGGATTCGGCATCACGCTGGACACCGCGGCCGCCGAGCCGAGGGTGGTGGTCACGGGTGAGCTCGATCTGCTCACCAGCCCGCAGCTGCAGGAAGCTCTTGCCGGATTGATCGCGGACAAGAATTCCCGTCGCGTGGTGGCCGACCTCACCGGGGTGACCTTCTTCGACTCATCGGCGCTGAACGTCGTCCTGCACGCCCAGCGGCAGGCCGGCGAACAGGACGTCGAACTCGAGGTCGTCCCGAGCCCGGCGGTGAGCCGGGTGATCGAGCTCACCGGCGTGGCCGAACACCTGAGCGTGTCGGAGGAACCCCCGGCCTGATCTCCCGATACGGTCGCGGATCGAATTGGCCCGCGACCTGGGGGATGACCATCATGATGGGGCGCACGCACGCCCTGACCGGCTGGTGTGCGGGGCTCGCCCTCGCGCCCGCGGTCGGCGTCGGCTCGGTGCATCAGGCGGTGGTCTTCGCGGCCACCACGGCCGGGTTCGCGCTGCTGCCGGACCTGGACCATCCCAGCGCGAGCGCGACCCGCCTGTTCGGCTGGCTGACCGGCGCGCTGTCGTGGCTGCTGCGCCGGGTGTCCGCCGCCGTGTACGCCCTGACGAAGGGTCCGCGCGACGAAAAGGTGACCGGCACGCACCGGCACCTCTCGCACACCCTCTTGTTCGCGGTCGCCCTCGGCGCGGCCACCTCCGCGGGCTGTACCGCGGGCGGGGCTTGGGCCGTGCTGGGCGTGCTGTTGTTCGGCTTGCTGCTCGCGGTCGGCGCGCTGGGCGACTGGCTGCTGCTGCCCTACGGCGGCGCGGTGGCCTGGTGGTACTTCACCGCGCCCGACGACCGGGTGGCCCAGCTGGCGGACATCTCCGGCTGGCTCGGCGTGGCGGTCGCGGCCGGGTGTTTCGTGCACTGCCTCGGCGATTCGCTGACCGAGTCGGGCTGCCCGTTCCTGTTCCCGTTGCCGATCGGGGGGGGGAGACCTGGTACGAGCTCCGCCCGCCGAAGCCGCTGCGGCTGCACACCGGCAAGAAGGTCGAGACCCGGCTGGTGTTCCCGGTGTTCCTGCTGGTGGGAGTGCTGCTGATCCCGGGCGTGTGGGACTGGACGGTGGCCACGGCGGAGCACCTGTTCACGCCCTCGGCAGCGCAGACCGCGACTCACTGAGCGACAGCGCGCTGGTACCGATTCCCGAGCGCACGCACGGCCTCGACGAGTTCGGGCGGTTCCGTCACCGTGAAGTCGACCCCGAGCGAACCGAGATGCACCGCAAGAGTCTCGACGCTGTCCGCACCCGTATCCAGCAGGCAGCGGTCATCGTCGATCGCCGTGACCGTGCCGATCGCGGGAGTGATCCGCTCGGCCAGCTTCTCCGCGGACACCCGCGCCACGACCCGCGCCCGGTAACGCCACGCGGCGGAGGACGCGCCCCGGCGTACCTGGTCGACGGCCTCTTCGGGGAGGTCGCGGGGTGCGAACCGGGGACCGGCCGGGGTGCTGCGCGGGCGAATCCGGTCCACGCGGAAGGTCCGCCAGTCGTCCCGGGCGGGGTCGAAGGCGACGAGGTACCACCGGCGACCCCAGTTGACCAGGCGGTACGGCTCCACGTCCCGCCTGCTCTCGGTGCCGTCGTGGCCGAGGTAGTCGAAGCGCACGCGTTCGTGGTCGCGGCAAGCGGCGGTGAGGGTGCTGAGGACGTCCGCGTCCACCCGCGGTCCGAGGTCGTCCCTGGGCACCGCGACGGCGTAACGCTGGATCGCCTCGACCCGCCGCCGGAGCCGGGCGGGCAGGACCTTCTCCAGTTTGGCCAGCGCGCGCAGCGAAGTCTCCTCGACGCCGGTGATCGTGCCGCCGGCCGCGGTGCGCAGCCCGATCGCCACCGCGACCGCCTCCTCGTCGTCGAGCAGCAGCGGCGGCAACGCGGCCCCGGCCCCGAGCCGGTAACCGCCCACCGCGCCGCGGCTGCCGTGCACCGGATAGCCGAGGGTGCGCAGGCGTTCCACGTCGTTGCGGATCGTGCGGGCGCTGACCGACAGCCGTTCGGCCAGTTCGGCTCCGGTCCACTCGCGGGGCGTCTGGAGCAGCGAGAGCAAGCGCAGCAACCGCGCCGAGGTTTCCAGCATTTTTTCAGTATCCCGCGCGATTAGGAACGTAGCTTGCCTAATCCGCTCCTACGGTGCGGACAAGGCAGTAAGCGAACCGCACGGAGGAACAGCGCATGTATCTCGTCATCGGAGCCACGGCCCACTTCGGACGTCAGGCAGTGGAGGAGCTGGTCGCGGCGGGCGCGCCGGTGCGGGCGCTGACCCGGGACCCGGAGCGGGCCGGACTCCCGGACGGGGTCGACGTCGCCCGCGGGGACCTGACCAAGCCCGAGACGCTGCCGTCGGCGCTGGCCGGTGTCGAGGCCGCCTTCCTGGTCCCGCAGTACGGAATGGACGTCGCTCCGCTGCTCGCGGCCGCGGTCGAGGCCGGGGTGCGGCGGCTGGTGCTGCTGTCCTCGGGCGCGGTCGTTCCCGGCGCCGGACAGCAGCCCGACGTGATCGCCCAGTACCACCGCGACGTGGAGCGAGCCGTCGCGGAGACCGGCATCGAGTGGACGTTCTTGCGGCTGTTGTTCCCCGCCATCAACTCGCTGACGTTCGCGATGCAGCTTCAAGGCGGCGACGTCGTCCGCGTGCCGTATGCCGAGGCGGCGTTCAGCGCGGTGCACGAACGGGACGTCGCGGAGGTCGCCGCGCGGATCCTGACCGGCGGCGGGCACGCCGGGCGGGCCTACGACCTGACTGGCCCGGACTCGCTGACTCAAGCGGACCAGGTCCGGGTTCTCGGCGAGACGCTCGGGCGTCCGCTCGTCGTCGAAGATCTCGACCCGGAACCCGTCCGGGAGCAGATGAGCCAGTTCATGGACCCGGTATTCCTGGCGGCCCTGTTCGACCTCATGGCGCAGACGGTCGGCAAACCCGCGCCGGTCAACGACGTGGTCGAGCAGATCACCGGGCACCCGGCGCGCACCTATGCCCAGTGGACCGCGGATCACCGCGCCGACTTCAACAACTGAAGGAGCACGTTGTGACCCTCGGGCGGCGAGAGCTGGGACGAGCCCTGCTGGCCCGTCAGTCGTTGCTGGAACGAGCCGACGCGACCGTCGAGGAGGCGGTCGCGCGGCTGGTCGGCATGCAAGCGCAGGCCCCGTACGCGCCGTATTTCGGGCTCTGGAGCCGGATTCGGGCGTTCCGCACCGCGGACTTGGCGGACGCGCTGACCGAACGTCGCCTGGTGCGGGTCGCGCTGATGCGCAGCACCGTTCACCTGGTCACCGTCGCGGACTATCGCGCCTTGCGGCCGTGGTCGCAAGACGCGCTCGACCGCGAACTCGACACCGCGTTCAAGGCACCGCTGGCCGGCCTGGACCGCGCGGCCGTGGCGGAATCGGGCCGGGCGCTGCTGGGCACCCGGCCGCTTACCCCCAAGGAACTCCGGGCGGTGTTGCACGAGCAGTGGCCCGACCGTGACCCGCACGCGCTCGCCACCGTCGTGCGCAATCGCGTGCCGCTGGTGCAGGTGCCGCCGCGGGCGGTCTGGGGCGTCGGCGGCACCACCCGGTACGCGGCGGCGGCCGACTGGACCGGAACCGAACCGGCCGCCACCGCCGACGCCGAACAGATCGTGCTGCGCTACCTCGCCGCCTTCGGCCCGGCCTCGGCCGCCGACGTGCAGACCTGGGCGGGCCGGACCCGGCTGCGTCCGGTCCTGGAAGGCTTGCGGCCGCGGCTGGCGGTCTTCCGGGACGAACACGGGACGGAGCTGTTCGACCTGCCGGGCGCACCCCGCCCCGCGGCCCACACTCCCGCCCCGGTCCGCTTCCTGCCCGAGTACGACAACCTGCTGGCTTCCCACGCCGACCGCACCCGGGTGATCTCCGCCGAAGACCGCAAACGCTTGCTGACCGGCAACGGGATGCGCGCCGCTTTCCTCGTGGACGGTCAGGTCGCCGGAGCCTGGAAGCTCCAGCAGGACAAGACGTCGGCAACGCTTGAGATCGAGCCGTTCCGGCCGCTGACCGCCGCCGAGCGCGCCGAGGTCGAGACGGAAGGTTCGCTCCTGCTGAAGTTCGCGGCTCCCGGCGCGGACCAGGACGTCCGCGGGACTACTCCTCGAACCTAGGCGCGCCCGAGTAGTCGCGGGAGTGCACGATCCGCCCGTCGCGCACGGTCAACACCATCGCGTATGTCGACACGTACGGCTTGCCCTCGTACTCGCCGTGCAGGTCGTACTCGGCCACCAGCACCTCCGGGTCGCCGGTCTCGTGCACCACGACCCGGTCCGCCTTGGTGATCCGGCGGCGCTCCCCGGCCTGGTGAAAGCGTTTGCGCAACTCCTCGCGGTCGCGTGTCACCCTCGGCACCCCGGCCGGCGCGAACGGGATTTCGATGACGACGTCGTCGGAGTACAGGTCGGCGAGGTCGTCCCAGCGGTTGTCGACGGCCGCGTCGAGGAAGCGCTGGAAGACCTCCTTCGTGCCGTACAGCGTGGTTGCCGCGCCGTGGTTCGGGTAGTCGCGGTACCGGGTGACCTCGCCGTCCCGCACGGTCAGCAGTCCGGCCGACGACGGGAGCCGGTAGCGGCGGCCGGTGTGCGGATTGCGGCCCTCGGCGACCAGTTCGACCGCGAAGCCGTCCGCGGTTTCGGTGGTGGTGACCTCGACTTTCTCCAGGCCGATCCGGGCCGCGACGGCGCTGCCCGCGCCGAGCGTGGCCACTACCGCGTCCCGGCCGGCCGAACGGTGGCCGGTGAACGGGATCTCGTAGACGGCGTCCTCGGCGAGAACGTCCGCGAGCGCCGCGGCGTCGATGGCGCTCAGCGCGTTCGCGACGATCTCGGCTACTTCGGACACGGTGCGGGGCATCGGAAACCTCATTCGGGAAGACGGGACGATAATCGGAACGGGGCACCCGCTTACGACGATACGGAGTTCGCACTCCGGTTGTCAACGAGGGTCTGGAGATCTCGGCCACGGTCGGAAGCGGCGGACCTCGTTCCAAGGAAGAATCGGACGACCGCACCACTTTGAGAGCAGAGGAGATGGCCCGGTGGAGAAGCCTGCGCTCCGCGCGGACGCGCGCCGGAACCGCGCCCGCGTGCTGGCTGCCGCCGAAGCAGCGTTCGCCGTCGACGGGCTGTCCGTGCCCCTGGACGACATCGCGCGACTGGCCGGCGTCGGCGCGGGCACTGTCTACCGGCATTTCCCCAGCAAGGAAGCCCTGTTCCAGGCGGTCGTGGTGGAGCGGCTGGAACAGTACGGCGTCGAGGCACAGGAGTTGATCGACTCCGACGCGCCGGGCGAAGCGTTCTACGACTACTTCACGCGCGTCATCGAACAGGCGTCGCGCAATCGGGCAATCTGCGAAGCGCTCGGTGAGACCAGCGGTTCTGCGTACAAGGCCGAAGCAGCGGAGCGGTTTCGGGTGAACCTCACGGCGCTTCTGGAGCGCGCGCAAGCCGCGGGCGCCGTACGCGCGGACATCGACGGCGAAGACCTGCGCGCGCTCATCGTCGGCGCCCTCGCGGTGGAACGGTTTACGCCGGACAGCCGCCATCTGGTGCGGGTGCTGCTCGACGGGCTGCGCAAGGTCTAATCGCGGCGGCCGACGCGTAGGTGGATGCGTTCGCCGGATTTGCTGAAGAGACTGAGGATTTCGACGTCGCCCTTGCCCGCGGCACCGAACCAGTGCGGGAGGTGGCAGTCGAACTCGGCTGCTTCGCCGGGGCCCATGATGAAGTCGTGATCGCTCAGGCGTACGCGTAGCCGTCCGCGAAGCACGTAGAGCCATTCGTGCCCGTCGTGGCTGCGCGGATGGGGCTCTACGTCGCCCGCCGGGATGATCTGTTTGTAGGCGCGGAGTTCTCCCTGATGCCGGGACAGCGGGATCAGCACGCGCCCGTCCCGCTTGGCGGCCTGCTGGGGCACGCGCGGGTCGACGATCCGGGGCGCGGCGACGATCTCGTCGAACGGGATGCCCAGCGCCGCGGTGATCGGCAGCAGCAGTTCGAGGCTCGGCTTGCGCTGCCCGGATTCCAGCCGGGACAGCGTGCTGGTCGAAATGCCGGTGGACCGCGACAACTCGGCGAGGCTGACGCCGCGGTGGTCCCGGGCGCGCCGCAGACGGGGCGCGATCTGCTCGAGCACGCTGTCGACGGCGGGATGGTCAGTCATGCGGCGCAGTCAACCAATGCGTCCCGGAAACAGCAACGTTTCTTGCCGCTTCCGGTCGAGTCTTCCGATGCTGGACGCGGAGGTGCTGACGCGCCCAGACCACGGAGGTTTGCCCGTTCATGACCAGCGAGACCGTCGAAACACCCCGGAGTTCCGCGCGCCTGCCCATCGGCGTCTACCTGCTCGCGTTCAGCCTGTTCGCGATGGGCAGCGCGGAGTTCCTTCTGGCGGGCGTGCTGCCCGCGGCAGCGGACGACCTTGAGGTTTCGCTGTCCTCCGCCGGATTTCTCATCACCGCGTTCGCGCTCGGGGTCGTATTCGGGGGCCCGCCGTTCGCCGTGCTCAGCTTGCGCTGGCCCCGCCGCACCGCGCTGCTGGCCACGCAAGGAGTGTTCGCGGTCAGCATCGCCGCCGGGCTGCTGGGCGACTACCCGGTCCTGCTGGTGAGCAGGGTGGTCTCGGGGGTCGCCTACGCCGGTTTCTTCGCTGTCGCTTCCGTGACTGCGATCAGCCTGGTCACCCCGGAGCGCAACGCCCGCGCCTCCGGAGTCGTGGTGAGCGGTCTGAGCGTCGCCATGGTCGCAGGCGGACCGGCGGGTACCTTGCTCAGCCATTTCACCCAGTGGCGCGGCGGATTCTGGGCTGTGGTCGCACTGACGCTCGCCGGAATCGTCGCCTGCTCGCTCGGCATCCCGGCGGCGAACACCGGCTCCGCGGCACGACCGAGCGTGTCGCGGGAACTCGCCACCATTCGCAAACCGCGGCTCTGGGGGATTTACGGGATCACGATCCTGACGACCGCGGCGTACATGATCACGTTCAACTACCTCTCGGCAATGCTGGCCGACATCACTGGCGTCCCGACGGGGTGGATCCCCGCGGTGCTCGCGCTTTTCGGGCTCGGTGCTTTCGCTGGCTTGTCCATCGGCGGGCGCGTTTCCGATCAGCGGCCCCACTCCGCGCTGCTCGCCGGAGCCGCCGCGATCGTGCTTCTTTCGGTCGGCATGGTTTTCGCCGTCCACAGCTGGTGGGCGGTGCTTCCCGCAGTGTTCCTGCTCGGGGTCGCCGCTTTCGTGCTGAATCCCGCGATCTACGGCCGGGTTTTCGCCATCGCCGCCGACGCCCCGACTCTCGCTGGGGCGACCACGGTTTCGGCATTCCAGCTGGGAATCAGCGCGACGCCGGCCCTGGCGGCAGCCGTGCTGACCCATGCCCTCACGTCGGTCAGCCTCATCGGAGCTGTCCTCGCCGCGCTTGCGGTTCCCCTAATCGTTCTTGATCGCACCCTCGGCTAGCGGCAGATCACGCAGCTTGCGAAGCGGCGAAGCAACGAGAATCGCCGACGCCGCAAGCACTCCGACTCCGCACACGTACAGCGTGACCCGGGTTGTGGTGAGTTCGGCGATGAAGCCGCCGAGCAGACTGCCGAGCGGGGCGACGCCGAAAACGACCGTCTGCGACACCGACGACACCCGGCCCAGCAGCTCGTGCGGGGTGACCGCCTGCTGGAAACTCGTCTCGAACACGCCGAGCACGATGATCCCGAAGCTCGACCCGATCCCGCCCGCGATGTACCAGGCGAGACCCCATCCTGGCGTCGCGAAAGCGTTGGGCAGGAACGAAATGCTGTACACGGCACCGCCGATGAACAGGGCGCGCGCGGCACCGAAGCGGGCACCGAGTCGTCGGGCGACCAGGCTGGCCAGCAGTGCTCCGGTGAGCGAAAGCGTGCCGAGCAGCCCGATCGTGAACGGCGTCAGATGCAGGTCTCGCACCATGAACACCATCGACACCGCCATGAACATCGACTGGAACAGGCTCGAAACGGCGCTGTGGACGGTGATCGCGCGCAGGATCGGGTGGCGCAGCACCGTCCGCACCCCTTCGGCGATTTCCCGGCGGAGGTTCCGCTCGGCAGGTTCGGGCCGCACATCCGGCGTGCGAATCCGGCGCAGCCACGCGGCGGACCACAGGTAGGTCGCCGCGTCGAGCGCCATCGCGCCCGCGCCCCCGACGAACTGCACGATCATCCCGCCAAGGCCGGGTCCGGCGAGCGCGGCGACGGACAGGTTCGTCTGCAGCCGGGCGTTCGCGTCGGGCAACTGGCCGCGCTCGACGAGGTTCGGCAGGTAGGTCTGGTGCGCGACGTTGAAGAAGACAGTGAACCCGCCGGCCAGCAACACGACGACATACAGATGGCCCAGCGTCAGCGACCCGAACAGCGCGGCGAGCGGCACCGAGCCGATGAGCACCGCGCGGGCGAGGTCGGCGGTGATCAGCACCGGCCGGTTGCGCATTCGGTCGCACCACGCGCCCGCCTGCAGTCCGAGCAGCAGATACGGGAGCGTGCTCAGCGTCCGCAGCAGCGAAACCTCGGCCACGGACGCGGCGAGCGTCGTGGTGGCTAGCAGGGGAATCACCAGGAAATCGATGCGGTTGCCGACCTGGCTGAGGCCGTCGGCTAGCCAGAGCCGCCGGAAGTCCGGCGAGCGAAGAATCCCCCTCATAGGATCAGTGTTACATAAGTTGAGTCAGTAGATATCAAGTTGCACAGTGCGTAACGACGCCTATGATCAACGCGACGAACCCTCGTAGCCGAGTGACCGTGCGGCGAGGAGGTGCCGGATGTCGGACACCGCTCCCACCTGGGGTTATGTCGTCGTGACCGGGCTTGCCGGCCTGGCGGGCGGACTGCTCATCGCCGCGTTGCTGGTAGCCGGTCGCACTCCGCGTCCGGCCGGGGAGTCGTCGCCGCCCATCCCGCAGCCCGTGCAGCCGGTGACGGTCACGGTGACCGGCCTCCCTCTGCCGCCGATCACCGTGACCGAGCGCCCGCCGGCACTCCCGGCCCCGCCGCCGCGCACGACCACGGCCACGGTGTCGGTCACCCCCACGGTGTCGAGCCCGCCGGCGCCCCCGCCGACCACGCTCGGCCCGACCACCGGGTTTTTTCGCGACGAACGCTGACGTCAGCCGACGTCGCGCCGCCGCCAGCCGGCCAGGCCCGCCGCCAGCACGACCGCCGCGACGGCCAGCAGCACCACCAGCGGCACCGCGGTGAACACCGCGCCGGGCACCTTCGGCGGATGCTGGAACGGCGAGACGTCCAGCAGCACCTGCGGCGCGTTGACGACCGGTCCGAACATGCTGATCAGCAACGCCAGCGCCGCCACGCCCCAGGCAGCGGTCGCCAGTTTCGGCAGGAGCCCGAAGATCAGCGCGGCCACCGCGACGATCACCCACGCCGCGGGCACCTGCACCGCGACGGCCGCGACCATGTTCCCGACCGACCGGCCGACGTCCCCGCCGCGCAATCCGTTCGACAGCCCGAGCAGCACGCCCCCGACGAGCACGAGCAACGCGCTGCCGAGGAACGCGAACACCAGGTGGCTCGCGGCCCAGCGCAGCCGTCCGACCCGCGTGGCCAGCAGCGGTTCGAGCCGGAGCGAGGTCTCCTCGGTGCGCATCCGCAGGGTCGCCTGGACGCCGTAGAGCGAAACGAGCATCGCGAACAGGCTCACCATCGTGGCGAGGAACGCGTCGACCAGACCGTGCGAACCGCCGAGCCGCTCGAAGATCTGCCTGCTTTGCTCGGTACCGCCGACCAGGCCGGAAATGCCTTGCGCGATCGTCCCGAACAACGCGCCGCCGACCGCGAGCCCGACCAGCCAGCCGAGCAACGGACCCCGCTGCAGCCGCCAGGCCAGCGAGAACGGCGACCGCAGCGACGGCGCGGCCTCACTCGGGCCGAGTCGCGGCGGAAGCAGGCCGACGCCGACGTCGCGGCGCGGTAGCAGCGCATAAGCCACGGCAACCAGTACGAGCGTGAGCGCGAGGGGCAAAATCAATACCCACCAACGTTCTTCGGCGAACGGCCGGATTTGCTGTGACCAGCCGAGCGGCGACAGCCACGACAGCCAATGCGCGTCGGTGGTCGAATCACCCGCGCCACGCAACAGAAACGCGACGCCGAGCACGGCCGTGCCGATGCCGTTCGCGGTGCGCGAGTACTCGCCGAGTTGTACGGCGACCGCGGCGACACCGGTGAAAACCAGCCCGGCGAGCGCAGTGCTCGCGCCGAGCGCGACGGAGCCTGCCGCGGGAACCTTCGCCGCGAGCGTCACCGCTTGCAGCACGCCGATCAGCACGCTCGCCCCGCCGGTCACCGCGAGCGCGGCGGTGAGCGGCGCGTATCGACCGACCACAGTGGACGCCAGCAGCTCGGCGCGGCCGGTGTCCTCCTCCGCGCGGGTGTGCCGGGTGAGCGTGAAGACCGCCATCAGGCCGGTCAGCAGCGCCAGGAACCCGCCCATCCGCCAGGCGATGAACCCGCCCGCCGTGCCGAGGTTGAACGCCGGGCCGTAGAGCAGCGCGAACGACGGGTTCGCGGCGGCCGACGCGATGAGCCCGGCCCGGCTCGCGGCGGTCGGATAGAACTGGTCGTAGCTGCTGATCGTGGCGACCGGGATGAGGCTGAGCAGGACGATCCAGATCGGCAGGATGACCCGGTCGCGGCGAAGGGCCAGCCGGATCAGCGGCCCGGTGCCGGTGAGCGCGCCGGTCATTTCCCGGCCTCGAGTTCGTCCGCGTAGTGGCGCAGGAAGAGTTCCTCGAGCGTCGGCGGCCTGCTCTCCAGGCTGCGCACGCCGATCTGGGTCAGCTGGCGCAGCGCGTCCTCGAGCGAACGGGTTTCCACGTCGAAGCGGACGCGGTTGCCGTCCATTTTGAGGTCGTGCACGTCGGCGAGCCGGGCGAGACCGTTCGGCGGTCCGGCCAGCTCCGCGGTGATCGACGTGCGGGTGAGGTGGCGCAGTTCGGCGAGTGTGCCGGACTCGACCGTGCGGCCGTTGCGGATGATGCTCACCTTGTCGCATAGGGCTTCCACCTCGGCGAGGATGTGGCTGGACAGCAGCACGGTGCGGCCCTGCGCGCGTTCCTCCTGGATGACCTCCTGGAAAGTGGCCTCCATCAACGGGTCGAGGCCGGAGGTCGGCTCGTCGAGCAGCAGCAGGTCCACAGTGGACGCGAGTGCGGCGACGATGGCGACCTTCTGCCGGTTGCCCTTCGAGTACGTGCGGCCCTTTTTGCGCGGGTCGAGGTCGAAGCGCTCGACGAGTTCCTCGCGGCGCTTCTGGTCGAGCCCGCCGCGCAGCCTGCCGAGCAGGTCGATGACCTCGCCGCCGGACAGATTGGGCCAGAGGTTGACGTCACCGGGCACGTAGGCGAGCCGGTGGTGCAGGCTCGCCGCGTCGCGCCACGGGTCGCCGCCGAGCAGCCGGACCTCGCCGGCGTCGGCGCGCAGCAGTCCGAGCAGG
The nucleotide sequence above comes from Amycolatopsis sp. AA4. Encoded proteins:
- a CDS encoding ABC transporter ATP-binding protein → MGNAIAISGLRKAFGRVKALDGLDLQVPAGEVHGFLGPNGAGKSTTIRVLLGLLRADAGEVRLLGGDPWRDAASLHHRLAYVPGDVNLWPNLSGGEVIDLLGRLRGGLDQKRREELVERFDLDPRKKGRTYSKGNRQKVAIVAALASTVDLLLLDEPTSGLDPLMEATFQEVIQEERAQGRTVLLSSHILAEVEALCDKVSIIRNGRTVESGTLAELRHLTRTSITAELAGPPNGLARLADVHDLKMDGNRVRFDVETRSLEDALRQLTQIGVRSLESRPPTLEELFLRHYADELEAGK